In Carassius auratus strain Wakin chromosome 46, ASM336829v1, whole genome shotgun sequence, the following proteins share a genomic window:
- the LOC113063754 gene encoding thymosin beta-like, whose translation MSDKPNMTEITSFDKTKLRKTETQEKNPLPTKETIEQERQGESTP comes from the exons ATGTCTGACAAGCCCAACATGACAGAAATCACATCCTTTGACAAAACCAAGCTCAGGAAGACAGAGACCCAAGAAAAAAATCCCTTGCCAACCAAAGAAA ctATTGAACAGGAGAGGCAGGGAGAGTCCACGCCTTGA
- the LOC113064337 gene encoding eukaryotic translation initiation factor 4E-binding protein 3-like, giving the protein MSTSCEASSTCPIPSRCYRSPLLDSYSQTPGGTVFSTTPGGTRIIYDRKFLLECRNSPLAHTPPCCLPDIPGVTRPSLQPAEQENGNKELTVDDDQFVMDM; this is encoded by the exons ATGTCAACCAGCTGTGAAGCCTCGTCGACCTGCCCGATTCCAAGCCGCTGCTACCGGTCTCCACTCCTCGACAGCTACAGTCAAACTCCTGGAGGAACCGTGTTTTCAACAACTCCTGGAG GAACACGGATCATCTATGATCGAAAGTTTCTTTTGGAATGTCGAAACTCACCCCTCGCTCACACCCCACCCTGCTGCCTCCCCGACATACCAGGGGTCACCAGACCCTCACTGCAACCAGCAGAGCAGGAGAATGGCAACAAAGAGCTCACTG TTGATGACGACCAGTTTGTGATGGATATGTGA